Proteins encoded together in one uncultured Sphaerochaeta sp. window:
- a CDS encoding ABC transporter permease subunit, with protein MANKPMMLRTKPPLWTRIKTQKFLLLMLVPGVIWYLVFKYIPLLGLSLGFTDYGFRSTVSFVGLDNFKRLLSSTIFWNAFRNTLIISLANVIFYFPAPLVVALLINELKSLKMKRTIQFLIYIPYFFSWVVVGSIFVNLLSPSSGLINNIITKFGGEPIYFMASAKFFRPVLISSYIWRQMGYGAVIYVASLTTVQPELYEAATIDGAGHWGRLVHVTLPAIRSTIVTMLLLNLSHVLLIFEQVLVMYNAAVYDVADVLQTYVFREGVLAGDLGYSIAVGMFTSIVSLTLVLSTNKISAKFLDEPIL; from the coding sequence ATGGCAAATAAACCGATGATGCTACGAACCAAACCACCCCTTTGGACAAGGATCAAGACACAGAAGTTCTTGCTCCTCATGTTGGTACCAGGGGTAATCTGGTACTTGGTGTTCAAGTATATCCCGCTTCTGGGTCTCAGTTTGGGATTCACTGATTATGGATTCAGGTCAACGGTATCCTTTGTGGGTCTGGATAACTTCAAGCGTTTGCTCTCCTCCACCATTTTCTGGAATGCATTTCGCAATACCCTGATCATCAGCCTGGCAAATGTAATTTTCTATTTTCCTGCACCTTTGGTTGTAGCATTGCTGATCAATGAACTGAAAAGCCTGAAAATGAAGAGGACGATCCAGTTCCTGATCTATATCCCCTATTTCTTCAGTTGGGTTGTGGTAGGAAGTATTTTCGTAAACTTGCTCTCTCCGTCCTCAGGGCTGATAAACAACATCATCACCAAGTTTGGGGGAGAACCCATCTACTTCATGGCAAGTGCAAAGTTCTTCCGTCCTGTCCTGATCAGTTCCTATATCTGGCGGCAGATGGGATACGGGGCAGTCATCTATGTGGCAAGTCTTACCACGGTACAACCGGAGCTGTATGAAGCAGCCACCATCGATGGAGCAGGGCATTGGGGAAGATTGGTCCATGTAACCCTTCCTGCGATTCGCTCCACCATTGTGACCATGTTGTTGCTCAATCTCAGTCATGTGTTGCTGATATTCGAACAGGTGCTGGTCATGTACAATGCAGCAGTCTATGACGTTGCCGATGTACTGCAGACCTATGTATTCCGCGAAGGGGTACTTGCAGGCGACCTGGGATATTCAATTGCTGTGGGCATGTTTACGTCCATCGTAAGCCTTACGCTGGTGCTGTCAACCAACAAGATCAGCGCAAAGTTCCTCGACGAACCCATCCTGTAG
- a CDS encoding extracellular solute-binding protein: MLHTKRFLLTLVALVLCLAFVSAAGQKDSQSEGKATITLATADNTYGLSTDPELQGAITDLIESKTDTIIEPIIPPLASYTDKLATLVNSGDIPDLFVVAQAMTKIPTMVAREQILDLTDYIKNSPALSQLDPSLFKDLQIDGKTYFVPYNYPKSKAIFIRKDLMEQYGVELSSTPTAEEFRREMGKFVGSGIIPFNFPKWVDNFQFFYNSFGAWGGVYEKDGQFIDGFQTEEMKNALAYLRQLYKDGVLNQEFITTENSGMREKTYTAQAASSIDYVTNYINYVQNTTAANKYTEMHLVYKIVGPEGYGGSLNEATQTAFVVSSKTKNPEAVVRVLETIVTDPEVYPAFFGIGLEGKHFTLNADGQIEATPKAANSGYKYTLNYLSDSFVDIDIENLPFKLSPALEQGLPKQIEHIKAMQANLGPNHAADVPVGVSVAYDRVAPSIKSTRESIATKIIVGTVSLEEGLAEYENFWNSINGPTILEELNAAR, from the coding sequence ATGTTGCACACCAAGCGTTTCTTGCTGACCCTCGTAGCATTGGTCCTCTGTCTTGCATTCGTAAGCGCAGCAGGACAGAAGGACAGCCAGAGCGAGGGAAAAGCTACCATCACCCTTGCCACTGCAGACAATACCTATGGTTTGAGTACCGACCCTGAGCTGCAGGGAGCCATTACTGACTTGATCGAGTCAAAGACTGACACCATCATCGAACCGATCATTCCACCCCTTGCCTCATACACCGACAAGCTTGCCACATTGGTAAACAGTGGGGATATACCCGATCTGTTTGTCGTTGCCCAGGCAATGACCAAGATCCCGACCATGGTTGCCCGTGAGCAGATTCTTGACCTGACTGACTACATCAAGAACAGCCCGGCACTCAGCCAGCTCGACCCTTCCCTGTTCAAGGACCTGCAGATTGATGGAAAGACCTACTTTGTACCGTACAACTACCCCAAGAGCAAAGCCATCTTCATCAGAAAGGACCTGATGGAGCAGTACGGAGTTGAACTCAGCTCAACCCCGACCGCTGAAGAGTTCCGCCGCGAAATGGGTAAGTTTGTTGGTAGTGGGATTATCCCCTTCAACTTCCCCAAATGGGTCGATAACTTCCAGTTCTTCTACAACTCATTCGGCGCATGGGGTGGTGTCTATGAGAAGGATGGCCAGTTCATCGATGGTTTCCAGACTGAAGAGATGAAGAATGCCCTTGCCTACCTCCGCCAGCTCTATAAGGATGGCGTTCTCAACCAGGAGTTCATCACAACCGAGAATAGTGGCATGAGAGAGAAGACCTATACTGCCCAGGCAGCCAGCTCAATCGACTATGTAACCAACTATATCAACTATGTACAGAACACCACCGCTGCCAACAAGTACACCGAGATGCACCTGGTTTACAAGATTGTTGGTCCTGAGGGGTATGGTGGCAGCTTGAATGAAGCAACACAGACTGCATTCGTTGTTTCCTCCAAGACCAAGAACCCAGAGGCTGTTGTTCGTGTCCTTGAGACCATCGTAACCGACCCTGAAGTGTATCCTGCTTTCTTCGGTATTGGTCTTGAAGGCAAGCACTTCACCCTCAATGCAGACGGACAGATTGAAGCCACTCCAAAAGCTGCCAACAGCGGTTACAAGTACACCTTGAACTATCTCAGTGATTCCTTTGTTGACATCGATATTGAGAACCTGCCCTTCAAGCTTTCTCCTGCTCTTGAGCAGGGCTTGCCCAAGCAGATCGAGCATATCAAGGCAATGCAGGCCAACCTTGGCCCGAACCATGCTGCTGATGTACCGGTGGGCGTCTCTGTTGCTTATGACCGCGTAGCTCCTTCCATCAAGAGCACCCGTGAGTCAATTGCAACCAAGATCATCGTAGGTACCGTCTCTCTTGAAGAGGGCTTGGCCGAATACGAGAACTTCTGGAACTCGATCAATGGCCCAACCATTCTTGAGGAACTGAACGCAGCTCGTTAA
- a CDS encoding helix-turn-helix domain-containing protein yields the protein MYVRITSSGRFYYKQGEGKAEHYHVSDYQVQLVYAGTATNWFDGKAYALEAGDIVFCKQGRRHAFQATSKEGVKMLEVKFAASDPHVDEVLLGIETKFRDRENQIYSLLSRIVLEGQRKALHYRAMSSALLMECLLSMNRLCLEHSLPIYESSPIHQLRESSLSGKSELLNMVDKYIDAHLDLSFSVHEMAQSCGYNQDYLYRVIKKQTGLSAIKYINLMKFEKALFLIQNTEQTLSEIGFSLGFENLQYFSRFFKQHGGIAPSEYISKVRLTTRTDY from the coding sequence ATGTATGTAAGAATTACATCCTCCGGTCGGTTCTATTACAAACAGGGGGAGGGAAAGGCTGAACACTACCATGTGAGCGATTACCAAGTCCAGCTGGTATACGCAGGAACCGCCACAAACTGGTTCGATGGGAAGGCCTATGCATTGGAAGCAGGTGATATTGTGTTCTGCAAGCAAGGCCGTCGCCATGCCTTCCAAGCCACCAGTAAGGAAGGGGTAAAGATGCTTGAGGTGAAGTTTGCCGCTTCTGACCCTCATGTGGATGAAGTGTTGCTGGGTATTGAGACCAAGTTTAGAGACCGGGAGAACCAGATCTACAGCTTGCTCAGCAGGATTGTGCTGGAAGGGCAACGTAAAGCATTGCATTATCGAGCGATGTCCTCTGCCTTGCTGATGGAGTGCTTGCTCTCGATGAACCGGCTCTGCCTCGAACACTCCTTGCCCATTTATGAATCGAGTCCCATCCACCAACTTCGGGAAAGCTCTCTCTCCGGTAAGTCTGAGCTCTTGAACATGGTTGACAAGTACATTGATGCACATCTTGACCTCTCTTTCAGTGTCCATGAGATGGCCCAGAGTTGTGGATATAACCAGGATTATCTCTACCGTGTGATCAAGAAGCAGACAGGATTATCTGCGATCAAGTACATAAATCTGATGAAGTTTGAGAAAGCCCTGTTCTTGATCCAGAATACGGAACAGACGCTGAGTGAGATTGGTTTTAGCCTAGGGTTTGAGAATCTGCAGTACTTTTCCCGGTTTTTCAAGCAACATGGAGGCATTGCTCCCTCTGAGTATATATCCAAGGTACGACTCACAACCCGTACTGATTACTAA
- a CDS encoding carbohydrate ABC transporter permease translates to MAKTVQNSIRETRGRKIFRLINALLLAFICLIFIIPIWNVLITSVAKDVDVMGTDYLLVPHSFTLQNYWRVLNSGYMGAFKNSLFVAFFGTLVSMLITVPMGFALAQKHLIGRSILMKAIVFTMVFDAGIMPFYIVVRSLGLINSMGAIIFPVAISTFNLIIIKNYMGSIPVSLLESATLDGCNDLMILQKIVLPLSVSIISAVTLFYFVSYWNRYFEVIMFINDSRKYTLQVVLRSLMFESDESLGGGQYVYNNLKMAVMVLGMLPVLIIYPFVQRHFVSGLMLGGVKG, encoded by the coding sequence ATGGCAAAGACTGTTCAGAATTCAATTAGAGAAACACGGGGAAGAAAAATCTTCCGTCTTATCAACGCACTCTTGCTTGCGTTCATCTGCCTGATATTCATCATCCCGATCTGGAATGTACTCATCACCTCGGTAGCAAAGGATGTGGATGTGATGGGGACCGACTATCTGTTGGTACCCCACTCATTCACACTGCAGAACTATTGGAGGGTGCTCAACAGCGGCTACATGGGAGCTTTCAAGAACTCTCTCTTTGTTGCCTTCTTCGGCACGTTGGTCTCCATGCTGATTACCGTACCCATGGGCTTTGCACTTGCCCAAAAGCATCTCATTGGTCGTTCGATCCTCATGAAGGCAATTGTCTTCACGATGGTATTTGATGCAGGTATCATGCCTTTCTATATTGTGGTACGGTCCCTTGGTCTTATCAACAGTATGGGAGCGATTATCTTTCCTGTGGCAATTTCCACGTTCAATTTGATCATCATCAAGAACTATATGGGCAGTATTCCCGTCTCACTGCTGGAGAGTGCTACCCTGGACGGATGCAACGACCTCATGATTCTCCAGAAAATTGTCCTGCCTCTCTCAGTCTCCATCATTTCAGCGGTAACTTTGTTCTACTTTGTCAGCTACTGGAACCGATACTTCGAGGTGATCATGTTCATCAACGACAGCCGCAAGTACACCTTACAGGTGGTCTTGCGCTCCCTGATGTTCGAGTCCGATGAATCCCTTGGTGGTGGCCAGTATGTCTACAACAACCTGAAGATGGCGGTCATGGTCCTGGGAATGCTCCCCGTTCTCATCATCTATCCTTTTGTACAGAGACACTTCGTCTCTGGCTTGATGCTTGGTGGAGTAAAGGGTTAA
- a CDS encoding Gfo/Idh/MocA family oxidoreductase has translation MKKKRYAQVGTGGRARMFYEAIATRYQDSSELVAFCDMSQKRMDYSNTILKDQCGHPPVPTYKSDQFTQMVKEQRPDVIIVTSVDRTHDQYIIKAMELGCDVISEKPITTDSEKAQAIIDAQKQYGKTIRVTFNYRYAPHHSKIRELITQGTIGKVFSVHFEWLLNTQHGADYYRRWHRNKQNSGGLLVHKSTHHFDLVNFWLGTQPKTVFAYGDLNFYGQAAAEKRGVTQFYYRCHGSEVAKHDPFAIDLESNPTLKGLYLDAEEESGYIRDRSVFSDDISIEDTMAALVRYKSGAMLSYSLNTYLPWEGFNVAINGSKGRIEYTALEKPYINAGGKQCDEGATVYHKVRVCPLLDTPYEVEVETREGGHGGGDPAMLDDIFLESPPHDPLSRSADHRDGIRSILTGIAANKSIASGLPVDVDALLHW, from the coding sequence ATGAAGAAAAAACGATATGCACAGGTGGGAACCGGAGGACGGGCCCGCATGTTCTACGAGGCAATCGCCACCCGATACCAGGATTCAAGCGAGTTGGTCGCTTTTTGTGATATGAGCCAAAAAAGGATGGATTACTCAAATACCATCCTTAAGGACCAATGTGGGCACCCTCCGGTGCCGACCTACAAGAGTGATCAATTTACCCAGATGGTCAAGGAACAGAGGCCTGATGTAATCATTGTAACCTCAGTGGACAGGACCCATGACCAGTACATCATCAAGGCGATGGAGTTGGGTTGTGACGTTATCAGTGAAAAACCCATTACCACAGACAGCGAAAAAGCACAGGCAATAATTGACGCCCAGAAGCAGTATGGCAAGACAATCAGGGTGACCTTCAACTATCGCTACGCTCCCCATCATTCGAAGATCAGGGAGTTGATCACCCAAGGAACCATTGGAAAGGTCTTTTCCGTACACTTTGAATGGTTGCTCAACACCCAGCATGGGGCAGATTACTACAGGCGTTGGCATAGAAACAAACAGAACAGCGGAGGCTTATTGGTACACAAGAGTACCCATCACTTCGACCTGGTCAATTTTTGGTTGGGCACCCAGCCAAAGACCGTCTTTGCGTATGGGGATTTGAACTTCTATGGGCAGGCAGCTGCAGAGAAGCGGGGTGTAACGCAGTTCTACTACCGCTGTCATGGAAGTGAGGTGGCCAAGCATGACCCCTTTGCCATCGACCTGGAAAGCAACCCCACGCTCAAGGGGCTCTACCTGGATGCCGAAGAGGAGAGCGGTTATATCCGTGACCGCTCCGTCTTCTCAGATGATATCAGCATCGAGGACACCATGGCTGCCCTTGTTCGTTACAAGAGCGGAGCAATGCTCTCGTACTCCTTGAATACCTACCTTCCTTGGGAAGGGTTCAACGTGGCTATCAACGGTTCGAAGGGAAGGATTGAATACACCGCACTGGAGAAGCCCTACATCAATGCAGGGGGGAAACAGTGCGACGAAGGGGCTACGGTCTATCATAAGGTCAGGGTCTGTCCCTTGCTCGATACTCCCTATGAAGTTGAGGTCGAGACCCGGGAAGGAGGGCACGGTGGGGGAGACCCTGCCATGCTGGATGATATTTTCCTGGAGAGCCCTCCTCATGACCCCCTTTCCAGGAGTGCGGACCACAGGGATGGTATCCGCTCGATTCTTACCGGTATTGCAGCAAACAAGTCAATCGCCAGTGGGCTTCCTGTTGATGTAGATGCCCTGCTTCATTGGTAA
- a CDS encoding Wzz/FepE/Etk N-terminal domain-containing protein: MEETLYEDEGISISELIGIVLKHFKLLLIVFGIIVLACVGYILMNDPTYTATTTVSVESIKNLTAWNTSRGDIRNITTELQFLRRDETVRSALGKLNLASYQRKDGSTYEDLLTDKKKFKGLQEAITTSEIKDTNSVSISLEHSNPVFAQDFLNALTSEFSASLLAFANTDLTLQHDALDRQLEESTTLLESSKAALAAFQEETDILSLEANKSAYQRILSLIQLQLGEVAEIAPETSLEGTLQSLGVQDEQTLLLTSQYSDAYRQYLYDEIARLLVQSNTSEENVVRNPELELALTDLEAQFSELFRSQGFEELDALARTRSITSSVKFSILSGLESEYLNKLKTVTNLQLEYSELRNEVSRETSTSVSLTSQIRSLDSFLSSERTAMQEVEPVKLVNEDGESNNLLILAVGVLLGAALALLATLLAEYLSDTIDDEQSLTRILGKEGKLLTTIPPGSKDINTEMEILEHPDSAAGSAYTHLAGIMMYAPNTNVFTLGSLSYGEGTSYTTLNTALSMVKSGKKVLVIGTANEGMNYQRLYAKITSHVEIASAAHLKTFSLDKPCKPAGEDPELTIASIDAGPKELGQILNSPQFVEYLGSVSAVFDVVLIDGPTFRSASNLLAVSRATNGLILNIRSFIGSRKMLKALLHTFGLCDLPLSGVVLNNIAGKPSYQERQAIKAHDKALTALMSGNGSGREVKLLTKASSR, from the coding sequence ATGGAAGAAACGTTGTACGAGGACGAAGGAATCAGCATAAGTGAGCTTATTGGCATTGTATTGAAGCATTTTAAACTGCTTCTGATCGTATTTGGTATCATCGTCCTTGCCTGTGTGGGATATATCTTGATGAATGATCCCACCTATACCGCAACAACCACGGTAAGCGTGGAGTCGATCAAGAACCTCACTGCCTGGAATACTTCCAGAGGTGATATCAGGAACATAACTACTGAACTCCAATTCCTCAGGCGTGATGAAACAGTCCGCAGTGCCTTAGGAAAGCTGAACCTTGCCTCCTACCAGAGAAAGGATGGCTCCACCTATGAAGACCTGCTCACTGATAAAAAGAAATTCAAAGGCCTGCAGGAAGCAATCACCACCAGTGAGATAAAGGACACCAATTCAGTCTCCATCTCACTTGAACACTCCAACCCAGTATTTGCCCAAGATTTTCTGAATGCTCTTACCAGTGAATTTTCTGCATCCCTCCTTGCCTTTGCAAATACTGACCTTACCTTGCAGCATGATGCCTTGGATAGGCAGTTGGAAGAGAGTACTACTCTTCTTGAATCAAGCAAGGCAGCATTAGCTGCTTTCCAGGAAGAGACGGACATTCTCTCTTTGGAAGCAAATAAATCGGCATATCAGCGAATTCTCTCCCTTATCCAGCTTCAGCTTGGTGAGGTTGCTGAAATTGCTCCTGAAACATCTTTGGAGGGAACTCTCCAATCTCTTGGGGTACAGGATGAGCAGACCCTTCTTTTAACCTCTCAGTATTCAGATGCTTATAGACAGTACCTATATGATGAAATCGCTCGATTGCTGGTACAATCAAATACATCTGAAGAGAACGTAGTACGTAACCCGGAACTGGAACTTGCTCTCACAGACTTGGAAGCACAATTCTCTGAGCTTTTCCGCTCCCAAGGATTCGAGGAACTTGATGCCCTTGCAAGAACGCGTAGCATCACATCAAGTGTGAAATTTTCAATCCTTAGTGGGTTGGAAAGCGAATATCTAAATAAGCTGAAAACTGTTACCAACCTCCAGCTCGAATACTCAGAACTCCGTAATGAGGTTTCCAGAGAGACCAGTACTTCCGTAAGTCTGACTTCTCAGATACGATCTCTTGACTCATTCCTTTCCTCAGAGCGTACTGCAATGCAGGAAGTGGAACCAGTGAAACTGGTAAATGAGGATGGGGAATCAAACAACCTCCTTATCCTGGCAGTGGGTGTACTGCTGGGAGCAGCACTTGCCTTGCTCGCCACACTGCTTGCTGAATACCTCTCCGACACAATTGACGATGAACAGTCCCTTACCAGAATACTGGGCAAAGAAGGAAAGCTGCTTACCACCATCCCCCCTGGAAGCAAGGATATCAATACCGAGATGGAAATACTCGAACATCCTGATTCAGCTGCAGGAAGTGCCTATACACACCTTGCAGGTATTATGATGTATGCCCCGAACACTAATGTGTTTACCCTGGGAAGCTTGAGTTATGGGGAAGGAACTTCCTATACCACACTCAATACAGCACTCTCCATGGTAAAGAGTGGAAAGAAGGTTCTTGTCATTGGTACCGCGAACGAGGGAATGAACTACCAACGCCTCTACGCAAAGATTACCAGCCATGTGGAAATCGCTTCAGCGGCCCACCTGAAAACCTTCTCTCTCGATAAGCCGTGTAAACCTGCTGGTGAAGACCCTGAACTTACCATTGCATCGATAGATGCAGGTCCAAAGGAGCTGGGGCAGATCCTCAACAGCCCACAGTTTGTTGAGTACCTTGGCAGTGTTTCCGCTGTCTTTGATGTGGTACTTATCGACGGACCAACCTTCCGCTCTGCCTCGAATCTGCTTGCAGTTTCTAGAGCCACCAATGGATTGATCCTGAACATCCGTAGCTTCATAGGGTCGCGTAAGATGCTCAAGGCGCTGCTTCACACCTTTGGACTCTGCGACCTGCCCCTCTCTGGTGTTGTACTGAATAATATTGCAGGGAAACCCTCCTATCAGGAGCGACAAGCTATCAAGGCACACGACAAGGCCCTGACTGCACTCATGTCCGGTAATGGGAGTGGTCGAGAAGTTAAGCTGTTGACGAAAGCTTCCTCCCGTTAA
- a CDS encoding glycoside hydrolase family 3 C-terminal domain-containing protein, whose protein sequence is MTDTAQTLVQQMTVPEMISQLRHDAPAIPRLGIPAYNWWNEGLHGAARSGTATVFPQAIALASLFDPELLFSIAQVISTEQRAKYNLYNREHDHDIYKGLTVWSPNINIFRDPRWGRGQETFGEDPYLTSRLAVSFIQGLQGSEDILKTASCVKHLAAHSGPEPERHSFNAVVSKKDLNETYLPAFKAAVQEAGVDAVMGAYSALNGEPCCGSPTLIKQLLRDTWGFKGMYISDCWAIRDFHLNHKVTKNEEESAALALHSGCDLNCGCSYRSLEKAFQKGYITMEEIRTATQRVFNTRFRLGMFDEQTPYDNLGLSDIDSEEHAELALEASRRSLVLLKNESILPLNRERTRSIAVIGPNADSRKVLWGNYHGTSSRYTTVLEGLRMVAGNTIRINYSEGSSLTKERVERLAKEDDRLSEAAFMARQSDVTVLCLGLDETVEGEMRDDGNGGWAGDKKDLRLPLCQQKLLRAVAETEKPVIVVLLSGGAIDPEIEQYENVQALIQGWYPGQEGGRAIAELLFGMFSPSGKLPVTFYRSSAELPPFTDYSMQKRTYRYCEQGDVLYPFGFGLSYASFAYSIVGIAVHEDGTVNVRVSITNTTETPSRTVLELYLESSHPDFPPHPVLCGIKSVFLKSFEQKEVVLLLEQSQCTAVDNQGNRNDIHGTFTLYAGGSQPDATSRHLGADKVASTTFVY, encoded by the coding sequence ATGACTGATACTGCACAGACACTTGTACAACAGATGACCGTACCAGAAATGATAAGCCAACTCAGGCATGATGCTCCAGCAATTCCTCGCCTGGGGATTCCTGCTTACAACTGGTGGAACGAAGGACTTCATGGGGCTGCTCGAAGCGGAACAGCTACCGTATTCCCCCAAGCCATCGCCCTGGCATCACTCTTTGACCCTGAACTGCTCTTCTCTATTGCACAGGTTATCTCCACAGAACAACGGGCAAAGTATAATCTCTATAACAGAGAACATGATCATGATATCTACAAGGGACTGACCGTCTGGTCTCCCAATATCAATATATTCCGTGACCCCAGGTGGGGGCGTGGGCAGGAAACCTTTGGGGAAGATCCATACCTGACTTCCCGCTTGGCAGTCTCCTTCATACAAGGCTTGCAAGGCTCAGAAGACATACTCAAGACGGCAAGCTGCGTAAAGCATCTGGCCGCCCATAGCGGGCCAGAACCGGAAAGGCACTCCTTCAACGCGGTGGTAAGCAAAAAGGACCTCAATGAAACGTATCTTCCAGCGTTCAAGGCAGCCGTCCAGGAAGCTGGGGTCGATGCAGTCATGGGTGCCTACAGCGCTCTCAATGGGGAACCCTGCTGTGGAAGCCCGACTCTTATCAAACAGCTCTTACGCGATACATGGGGTTTCAAGGGGATGTATATCTCTGACTGCTGGGCGATTAGGGATTTCCATCTCAACCATAAGGTCACCAAAAACGAAGAGGAATCGGCAGCTCTTGCGCTGCATAGTGGCTGTGACCTGAATTGCGGATGTTCCTATCGCAGCCTTGAGAAGGCTTTTCAGAAAGGGTATATCACCATGGAGGAGATCAGGACCGCTACTCAGAGGGTATTCAACACCCGCTTCCGTCTGGGGATGTTCGATGAACAAACTCCATACGACAACCTAGGCCTTTCTGACATCGATAGCGAGGAGCATGCAGAGCTTGCCCTTGAAGCTTCCCGCCGCTCCTTGGTCCTGCTCAAGAATGAATCAATACTTCCCCTCAACCGGGAGAGGACAAGAAGCATTGCAGTCATCGGACCAAATGCCGATAGCAGAAAAGTCCTGTGGGGAAACTACCATGGGACATCTTCCCGCTACACAACGGTCCTCGAAGGTCTCCGTATGGTTGCAGGGAACACAATACGTATTAACTATAGCGAAGGATCTTCCCTCACAAAGGAGCGTGTTGAACGATTGGCAAAGGAAGACGACAGGCTCAGTGAGGCTGCATTCATGGCCCGTCAAAGCGATGTCACTGTCCTTTGCCTTGGTCTGGATGAGACGGTGGAAGGAGAGATGAGGGATGATGGAAATGGAGGCTGGGCAGGTGATAAAAAGGATCTCAGGCTTCCTCTCTGTCAACAAAAGCTCCTGAGGGCTGTTGCTGAAACCGAAAAACCTGTCATCGTAGTACTGCTCTCAGGAGGAGCAATCGATCCAGAGATTGAGCAGTATGAGAATGTACAGGCCCTCATCCAGGGTTGGTACCCTGGACAAGAGGGTGGAAGGGCCATTGCAGAGTTGCTATTTGGTATGTTCAGTCCCTCTGGGAAGCTTCCTGTTACCTTCTACCGTAGCAGTGCCGAGCTCCCTCCATTCACTGACTATTCCATGCAGAAGAGGACCTACCGGTATTGCGAGCAGGGGGATGTACTCTACCCCTTTGGATTCGGTCTTTCCTATGCTTCGTTTGCCTATAGCATAGTAGGCATAGCGGTACATGAGGACGGGACTGTGAACGTACGGGTAAGTATCACCAATACTACAGAAACACCAAGCAGAACGGTACTTGAGCTCTATCTGGAAAGTTCCCACCCCGATTTTCCCCCTCACCCAGTACTCTGTGGTATAAAAAGTGTGTTCTTGAAGTCTTTTGAACAGAAAGAGGTTGTACTTCTCCTGGAACAAAGCCAATGTACTGCAGTAGACAATCAAGGCAATAGAAACGACATACACGGGACCTTCACACTCTATGCGGGTGGAAGTCAACCTGATGCGACCAGCAGGCACCTTGGAGCAGACAAGGTAGCCAGCACTACATTCGTATATTAA